The following are encoded together in the Deltaproteobacteria bacterium genome:
- a CDS encoding sugar phosphate nucleotidyltransferase, which translates to MSYREDLSVVIMAGGAGTRFWPLSTEKRPKQFLMLFGKRSLLQSSFDRVAHLAPPEKVLVLTNLAFVPLVKEQLPQIPNENIIGEPMRRDTAAAVALATLICKKRFGNGVMAILTADHIIEPVELFQKTMLSAVNAASKSKSLYTIGIEPAYPATGYGYLETSEELMEEDGVRHYRIKQFKEKPDLDSARKYIKSGRFFWNSGMFVWRTESILEEFNRCLPGHLEHIAPALDKDGTKEWQKALEVAFEPLKKISIDFAVMEKAGDVRTVGAAFFWSDVGGWIALEEFLQKDNENNHYRGNVKSYDAGENLVFCEEEGETVALVGVENLIVVRTGSKTLIVEKGRAEEVKKLVDSLPEELK; encoded by the coding sequence ACAGTTTCTCATGCTTTTTGGGAAGCGATCTTTGCTGCAAAGCAGCTTTGACAGGGTAGCCCATTTGGCGCCTCCGGAAAAAGTGCTGGTCCTGACTAACCTTGCCTTTGTTCCACTTGTGAAGGAACAGCTTCCTCAAATACCGAATGAGAACATTATCGGCGAACCCATGCGGCGTGATACGGCAGCGGCCGTTGCTCTGGCAACTCTCATTTGTAAAAAACGATTCGGAAATGGTGTCATGGCCATTCTGACGGCAGATCATATTATCGAGCCTGTCGAACTTTTTCAAAAGACCATGCTCTCTGCTGTTAATGCGGCAAGCAAGAGCAAATCCCTCTATACGATCGGAATAGAACCCGCTTATCCGGCGACAGGTTACGGCTACCTTGAAACTAGTGAGGAACTGATGGAAGAAGATGGCGTCAGGCATTACCGGATTAAGCAATTCAAGGAAAAACCGGACCTTGACAGCGCCAGAAAATATATTAAATCAGGGCGCTTTTTCTGGAACAGCGGCATGTTTGTCTGGAGAACGGAGTCCATTCTTGAAGAATTTAACCGCTGCCTGCCCGGGCACCTTGAGCACATAGCACCGGCCCTTGACAAGGATGGCACGAAGGAGTGGCAAAAAGCCCTTGAAGTCGCCTTCGAGCCTCTAAAAAAGATATCCATTGATTTTGCCGTTATGGAAAAGGCAGGTGATGTTCGTACTGTGGGCGCCGCTTTTTTCTGGAGTGACGTGGGGGGCTGGATAGCCCTGGAAGAATTTCTTCAAAAAGATAATGAAAATAATCATTATCGCGGCAATGTAAAAAGCTATGATGCAGGTGAAAACCTCGTATTTTGTGAAGAAGAAGGAGAGACGGTTGCCCTGGTAGGCGTTGAAAATCTGATTGTAGTAAGAACGGGGTCTAAAACGCTTATTGTTGAAAAGGGCAGGGCTGAAGAGGTAAAGAAACTTGTAGACAGCCTTCCTGAAGAACTGAAATAA
- a CDS encoding glutathione S-transferase family protein has protein sequence MTKPELISFKICPYVQRSVITLLHKGIDFDITYIDLANKPDWFLKISPFGKVPLLRVNNEVLFESAVINEYLDEISPPSLHPADPLLKAKNRASIEFASALTMTQFQMYTTPGREDYKKCRQGLLDKLALLEKALEKGPYFNGEDFALVDTAYAPLFMRLFIAEKKRETGLFDRCPRVYDYGEALLKLSSVKDSVVPQFEELFSSFMKKKGGYALSFRD, from the coding sequence GTGACTAAACCCGAGTTGATTAGTTTTAAAATTTGCCCTTATGTTCAGCGCTCCGTCATTACCCTCCTTCATAAGGGTATCGATTTTGATATTACCTACATCGACCTGGCAAACAAACCGGACTGGTTTTTAAAAATCTCGCCCTTTGGAAAAGTCCCGCTTTTAAGGGTAAACAATGAGGTACTTTTTGAATCAGCCGTTATTAACGAATACCTTGACGAAATTTCTCCCCCTTCACTGCATCCGGCAGACCCGCTTCTCAAGGCAAAAAACAGGGCATCCATAGAATTTGCCTCGGCCCTTACCATGACTCAGTTTCAAATGTATACCACCCCCGGCAGGGAAGATTATAAAAAGTGCCGCCAGGGGCTTTTAGACAAGCTTGCACTTTTGGAAAAAGCCCTGGAAAAGGGGCCCTATTTTAACGGCGAAGATTTCGCCCTCGTCGATACGGCCTACGCCCCTCTTTTCATGCGACTTTTTATTGCAGAGAAGAAAAGAGAAACGGGCCTTTTCGACAGGTGCCCCCGTGTTTATGATTACGGAGAAGCCCTTTTAAAACTCTCATCCGTTAAAGACTCTGTTGTCCCCCAATTTGAAGAACTCTTTTCTTCTTTTATGAAGAAGAAAGGAGGATATGCTCTTTCTTTCCGGGATTAG
- a CDS encoding response regulator, which produces MSKLKILIVEDDKSLSNLYDVALPGDLFEKKFMDNGTEAMGAYLSWKPDMIILDILLPGMCGYTILEEIRGKWNDEKTTIIVSSCLDEKSSVSDCKDLGIQGYIVKPFDHKTLADKIIRLHKTGKKKD; this is translated from the coding sequence ATGTCCAAGTTGAAAATCCTGATCGTAGAAGATGACAAAAGCCTTTCCAATCTTTATGATGTTGCCCTTCCCGGCGATCTCTTTGAAAAGAAATTCATGGATAACGGTACAGAGGCCATGGGGGCCTATCTCTCATGGAAACCCGACATGATCATTCTCGATATACTCCTTCCCGGAATGTGCGGTTATACTATCCTTGAAGAGATAAGGGGCAAGTGGAATGATGAGAAAACGACGATTATCGTGTCATCCTGCCTCGATGAAAAATCGAGTGTAAGCGACTGCAAGGATCTGGGCATACAGGGCTACATTGTCAAACCTTTTGACCACAAAACCCTGGCTGACAAGATCATCCGCCTGCATAAGACCGGCAAAAAAAAGGATTAA
- a CDS encoding HigA family addiction module antitoxin, giving the protein MKNHKIHSIHPGKILFEEFLQPMEISQYRLAKDTSVPPRRINEIVHGKRAISADTALRLGRFFKMTPQFWMNLQSRYDLEKAEDNLAGRLDSEVHVFEEDVA; this is encoded by the coding sequence ATGAAAAATCATAAAATACATTCTATTCATCCCGGTAAAATTCTTTTTGAAGAGTTTCTTCAACCAATGGAAATCTCCCAGTACCGCCTGGCAAAAGATACTAGTGTACCACCTCGCAGGATAAATGAAATTGTTCATGGGAAAAGAGCCATTAGTGCTGATACAGCCTTAAGGCTAGGCAGGTTCTTCAAAATGACGCCACAATTCTGGATGAACCTTCAAAGCCGTTATGACCTTGAAAAAGCCGAGGATAATCTTGCAGGAAGGCTTGACAGCGAGGTCCATGTTTTCGAGGAAGATGTGGCATAG
- a CDS encoding putative toxin-antitoxin system toxin component, PIN family codes for MRVFLDTNVLIAAFVSHGACKELFEHCITTHNIFISPFILKEFEEKLTQKLKFPPEVVRDAVGYLKSTLQLVSAGPLEVSLCRDPDDDAVLAGAGAVKADCIITGDEDLLVLESYIGIAIVKPKDFWQFEREGK; via the coding sequence GTGAGAGTTTTCCTTGATACCAATGTCCTCATCGCTGCTTTTGTTTCACATGGTGCCTGTAAAGAACTTTTCGAACACTGTATTACTACACACAACATTTTTATTTCCCCCTTTATCCTTAAGGAATTTGAAGAAAAACTTACCCAGAAACTGAAATTTCCACCGGAAGTAGTTAGAGACGCCGTTGGGTACCTAAAATCGACCCTGCAGCTTGTTAGCGCCGGACCGCTGGAAGTATCTTTATGCCGGGATCCCGATGATGATGCTGTACTTGCCGGGGCCGGGGCTGTAAAGGCAGACTGTATAATAACGGGCGATGAGGATCTCCTCGTGTTGGAGTCCTACATAGGAATAGCCATAGTTAAACCGAAAGACTTTTGGCAGTTTGAGAGAGAAGGGAAGTAG
- a CDS encoding proline dehydrogenase family protein, with protein sequence MAQVKTLEERTVELGLEIYDSIKGEVPGFFDSTRWKGKIMDWAMKDEQFKVQLFRFVDTIPAIKEDRDLLPLIHEYFLDDKMFLSPALKKLVPKKGMTASLAGKLVKSNVQVLARQFIAAHTPQEAMKKITSLRKEGRTATVDLLGEAVLSDQEAYLYTERYIEIIKSVAKEAEKWPDSELLDNNHMGSLPKVDLSLKISSFYSRLDPIANLDSITEVTKTLGLVFEEASERNLSLTLDMEHYQLKDLTIEVFKALLTRFPDYNNAGIAIQTYLKDSEKDLASLIEWARKKERIINVRLVKGAYWDYEKVINSQAGWPIPVYTSKTETDANFEKLTLLLLENSDVVRPAIASHNIRSMAHAMAIAESLGLPKKGVEFQALFGMAEPIKKAVASRGYRVREYLPVGEFLPGMAYLVRRLLENTSNESFLKLSFADKIDAADLISRAQSSGTEGKEEEKRVKAEGFSNIPNTDFSKSEMRKLFGSTLKKVRAGLGGEKQIPLIMGGKKITTDKEIISVNPANPEEIVGRVAWATGKDTLEAIQCAGRAFLSWRNELPQKRAACLEKAARWMTEKRYEIAALQVFEVGKSWREADADLSEAIDFLNFYAQEMIELSEIEKLGNYPGERNHQHYIPRGVAAIISPWNFPLAIVCGMTAAAIVTGNCAIVKPSSLSPVTAYYLIQAFQSAGLPDGVIQFLPGPGSATGAALADHPDVDIIAFTGSMEVGLALVERAGKPVKGEKNVKKVIAEMGGKNAIIIDKSADLDEAIKGVVASFTGFQGQKCSACSRVIVVGAIVEDFIARLTEAVRSITIGPPDNPANIMGPMIDEAAMLKVREYVEIGKKEATLHYRSEHVPTDGFYAGPVIFRDVKADARIATEEIFGPILAVISASTIDEAIKIANDTPYALTGGIYSRSPANIEKARKEFLVGNFYINRKITGALVSRQPFGGFKMSGLGSKAGGEDYLRHFLFPRVISENTLRRGFAPEE encoded by the coding sequence ATGGCACAAGTAAAAACATTGGAAGAGAGAACCGTTGAACTGGGCCTGGAAATATATGATTCCATAAAAGGGGAAGTGCCCGGTTTTTTCGACAGTACCCGCTGGAAGGGCAAAATTATGGACTGGGCCATGAAGGATGAGCAATTTAAGGTTCAGCTCTTCAGGTTTGTCGATACTATCCCTGCCATAAAGGAAGACCGGGACCTGCTTCCCCTTATTCATGAATATTTCCTTGATGATAAAATGTTCCTGTCTCCTGCCTTAAAAAAACTGGTGCCCAAAAAAGGAATGACGGCATCTTTGGCAGGCAAGCTTGTAAAGAGTAATGTACAAGTGCTGGCCAGGCAGTTTATTGCAGCCCATACACCACAGGAAGCCATGAAAAAGATCACTTCTCTCCGAAAAGAGGGAAGAACTGCTACCGTTGATCTCCTTGGTGAAGCCGTGCTTAGTGACCAGGAAGCTTATCTTTATACGGAGCGATATATTGAAATCATTAAGTCAGTGGCAAAGGAGGCAGAAAAATGGCCTGACAGTGAACTCCTCGATAACAATCATATGGGAAGCCTGCCCAAGGTCGACCTTTCACTCAAAATTTCTTCTTTCTATTCCCGCCTTGATCCCATTGCAAACCTTGATTCCATTACGGAAGTTACAAAGACGTTGGGTCTTGTTTTTGAAGAGGCTTCGGAAAGAAACCTTTCCCTCACCCTCGATATGGAGCATTACCAACTCAAAGACCTGACCATTGAAGTTTTTAAGGCCCTGCTAACCCGGTTTCCTGACTATAATAATGCCGGTATTGCCATCCAGACCTACCTGAAAGACTCGGAAAAAGACCTTGCCTCACTCATCGAATGGGCCAGGAAAAAGGAGCGCATAATCAATGTAAGGCTTGTCAAAGGGGCCTACTGGGATTACGAGAAGGTCATTAATTCCCAGGCGGGCTGGCCCATACCGGTTTATACTTCCAAGACTGAAACGGATGCCAATTTTGAAAAACTGACCTTGCTTCTCCTTGAAAACAGCGATGTGGTAAGGCCTGCCATTGCAAGCCACAATATTAGAAGTATGGCCCATGCCATGGCCATTGCCGAATCGCTGGGCCTGCCCAAAAAGGGCGTCGAGTTTCAGGCTCTCTTTGGTATGGCTGAGCCCATAAAAAAGGCTGTTGCTTCGCGCGGCTACCGGGTAAGAGAATATCTTCCTGTTGGCGAATTTCTTCCCGGCATGGCCTATCTCGTGAGACGTCTTCTTGAAAATACGTCCAATGAATCGTTCTTAAAACTCTCCTTTGCCGATAAAATAGACGCCGCCGATCTTATCAGCAGAGCCCAGTCATCGGGAACGGAAGGTAAGGAGGAGGAGAAAAGGGTAAAGGCGGAAGGATTCAGTAATATTCCCAATACGGACTTTTCAAAGAGCGAAATGCGAAAACTTTTCGGCTCCACCCTGAAAAAGGTAAGAGCCGGGCTTGGTGGTGAAAAGCAGATACCACTCATTATGGGCGGGAAAAAAATCACCACTGACAAGGAGATAATCTCTGTAAACCCGGCCAATCCCGAAGAGATAGTGGGGAGGGTTGCATGGGCAACAGGAAAGGATACCCTTGAGGCCATTCAATGCGCTGGAAGGGCTTTTCTTTCCTGGAGAAATGAATTGCCGCAAAAAAGGGCTGCCTGTCTTGAAAAAGCGGCCCGGTGGATGACGGAGAAGCGTTATGAAATAGCGGCGCTTCAGGTTTTTGAGGTCGGTAAAAGCTGGAGAGAGGCCGATGCCGATCTTTCCGAGGCTATCGATTTTCTTAATTTCTACGCTCAGGAGATGATAGAACTCTCAGAGATAGAGAAGCTCGGCAATTATCCCGGAGAACGGAACCACCAGCACTATATTCCCAGAGGGGTGGCGGCCATCATTTCTCCCTGGAATTTTCCCCTTGCCATTGTTTGCGGTATGACGGCAGCAGCCATCGTAACGGGCAATTGCGCCATTGTCAAACCATCAAGCCTGTCGCCGGTAACGGCTTATTACCTCATTCAGGCCTTCCAGTCTGCCGGCCTTCCTGACGGTGTTATTCAATTTCTGCCCGGCCCCGGCAGTGCAACGGGCGCTGCCCTTGCTGATCATCCTGATGTAGATATTATCGCTTTTACAGGTTCCATGGAAGTAGGCCTGGCTCTTGTCGAGCGGGCAGGCAAACCTGTAAAGGGAGAAAAAAATGTGAAAAAGGTCATTGCCGAGATGGGCGGAAAAAACGCTATAATCATCGATAAAAGTGCCGATCTCGATGAAGCCATAAAGGGAGTGGTCGCCTCTTTTACAGGATTCCAGGGGCAAAAGTGCTCCGCCTGTTCCCGCGTCATTGTTGTAGGCGCCATTGTTGAGGACTTCATCGCCAGACTGACGGAAGCCGTAAGAAGTATCACCATCGGTCCTCCCGATAATCCCGCCAATATTATGGGGCCTATGATCGATGAAGCAGCCATGCTGAAAGTCAGGGAATACGTTGAAATCGGAAAAAAGGAGGCTACCCTTCACTATAGGTCGGAGCATGTTCCCACAGACGGCTTCTATGCAGGCCCTGTCATCTTCCGTGATGTCAAAGCTGATGCCCGAATAGCCACTGAAGAGATATTCGGCCCCATACTGGCCGTTATATCAGCTTCCACTATTGACGAAGCTATTAAAATTGCCAACGATACGCCTTATGCTCTCACGGGAGGTATTTATTCGAGAAGTCCGGCAAATATAGAAAAGGCCAGGAAGGAATTTCTCGTAGGCAATTTCTACATTAACAGGAAGATTACAGGTGCCCTCGTGTCGAGGCAGCCTTTCGGGGGATTCAAGATGTCGGGCCTCGGATCGAAGGCCGGAGGAGAGGATTACCTCCGGCACTTTCTTTTTCCGCGGGTTATATCGGAGAATACGCTAAGAAGGGGGTTTGCACCGGAGGAATAG
- a CDS encoding putative toxin-antitoxin system toxin component, PIN family has product MGKKKEEPLRVVFDTNVLVPALLFGGRLSWIIESWKGGSLMPCLTKETYEELRDVLYYPKFKLTEKEIGRVIKEDILPFFEVIEAAESVNGLCRDADDDKFISCAIAAGAAFLVTGDSALLDVEKYKPVRIIRATELFEILA; this is encoded by the coding sequence ATGGGCAAGAAAAAAGAAGAACCGCTAAGAGTTGTATTCGATACAAATGTACTCGTACCTGCACTCCTCTTCGGGGGCAGGCTTTCGTGGATCATCGAATCCTGGAAGGGCGGAAGCTTGATGCCATGCCTTACAAAGGAAACATATGAAGAACTGAGAGACGTTCTTTATTACCCTAAATTCAAGTTAACTGAAAAAGAGATAGGACGGGTCATAAAAGAGGATATTCTTCCTTTCTTTGAAGTTATTGAGGCAGCAGAAAGCGTAAACGGCCTATGTCGGGATGCTGATGACGACAAGTTTATATCTTGCGCTATCGCTGCCGGGGCTGCCTTTCTCGTTACAGGAGACAGCGCTCTTCTCGATGTGGAAAAATATAAACCTGTCCGTATAATCAGGGCGACAGAATTATTTGAAATACTCGCTTAA
- a CDS encoding ribbon-helix-helix domain-containing protein yields the protein MRETITISLPESFKKKLDGIVKEEHLNRSDVVREALRQYFSVREFNKLRGVMTAEAEKRGIFTDEDVFKIVS from the coding sequence ATGAGAGAAACCATAACAATCAGCCTGCCTGAATCTTTTAAGAAAAAGCTTGACGGTATTGTGAAAGAGGAACACCTTAACCGAAGCGATGTTGTACGTGAAGCGCTGCGTCAGTACTTCTCTGTCCGGGAATTCAATAAACTCCGTGGAGTTATGACCGCCGAGGCAGAAAAGCGGGGCATTTTCACAGATGAGGACGTTTTCAAAATCGTATCGTGA